The Bacillus sp. F19 DNA segment CGGTAACAGTCGGTCAAGGTGCGTATGTTGCGGCAGGCTCGACAATTACAGATGATGTACCTGGCAATGCGCTTTCTATTGCGCGTGCAAGACAAGTGAATAAAGATGGGTACATGAAGTAAAGAATGCGCAAGAAATCATACTTCTCAATATTATAAAACCTAGTGGAGGTCTCCTTTAAATATGTCTAATCGTTATGCAGATTCTAATTTAAAGATTTTTACATTAAACTCGAACACAGCTTTAGCTGAAGAGATTGCAGATGAAGTTGGTGTTGACTTAGGTAAATGTTCGGTAACTCGTTTCAGTGATGGGGAAGTTCAAATTAACATTGAAGAAAGTATCCGCGGCTGTGACGTTTTCGTTATTCAATCAACGAGCGCGCCAGTTAATGAACACTTGATGGAAGTATTGATAATGGTTGATGCGCTTAAGCGTGCCTCTGCTAAAACAATCAATATTGTTATGCCTTATTATGGCTATGCGCGTCAAGACCGCAAAGCGCGTGCACGTGAGCCGATTACCGCAAAGCTTGTTGCGAACTTGCTTGAAACGGCAGGCGCAGACCGCGTCATCACTCTTGATCTGCATGCTCCGCAAATTCAGGGATTCTTTGACATCTTAATTGACCATCTAATGGGTGTGCCGATTCTTTCAGAGTACTTCCTTGAAAAAGACTTAAAGGACATCGTTATTGTTTCGCCTGACCACGGTGGCGTAACGCGTGCCCGCAAGCTTGCAGACCGTTTGAAAGCGCCGATTGCGATCATCGACAAACGCCGTCCGAGACCGAATGTAGCTGAAGTAATGAACATTGTAGGTAACATTGAAGGCAAAACAGCTATCTTAATTGATGATATAATTGATACAGCCGGAACGATTACACTTGCTGCTAACGCATTAGTAGAAAACGGGGCAACAGAAGTATATGCTTGCTGTACTCATCCTGTTTTATCAGGACCTGCGATCGAGCGTATCCAAAACTCAAATATTAAAGAATTAGTTGTTACGAATTCAATTACTTTAAGTGAAGAGAAGAAAATTAGCAAGCTGAAACAGCTATCGGTTGCTCCACTAATTGGTGAAGCTATTATCCGAGTTCATGAAGAGCAATCTGTCAGCACTCTCTTTGATTAATGCTTTTGAAAAACACCCTCGCTGCCTTTTTGGCCCTGAGGGTGTTTTTGTATTATAAAAATCGTTAAAGAATATATATATGGAAGAAGAAGACGAGACGAAACCATCCTTTTCTAAGAAAAATGTTTAGACGCTGGCAATAATGGGAATTAAATAAGACATAACTTATCTTTAGGAAGGTGTTTTGGACTATGACAACATTAAAAGTACAAGAACGAACAGTATTTACAAACTCAGCAAGAAGAAAGGTTCGTGAACAGGGACAAGTTCCTGCTGTCATTTATGGAAAGTCAACGGATACAAAATCAATCTCCTTAGATAGCACTGAATTAATTAAAACGCTGCGTGATGAAGGACGAAACGCCATTATAAAGCTTGATTTAGATGGAAAATCACATTCGGTTATGCTGTATGAAATGCAGACAGATCCGCTCAAAAACGAAATCATTCATGCTGACTTCCATGTCGTCAACCTTAAAGAAGACGTTGTCGTTGAGGTTCCGATTACACTGACAGGCGATGCAGCAGGGGTAAAAGACGGCGGAGTGCTTCAGCAGCCAATGTATCAGGCATCAATTACAGCTAAACCTGGTGATATCCCTCAGTCCATTGAGGTCGATATTTCAGAGCTTGGCGTCAACGATACACTGACGATTAAAGATGTTAAGGTTTCTGGCAAGTACACATTCAATCATGAAGAAGATGAAGTTGTTGCTTCTATTCTGCCTCCAAAGCAAGAAGAAGAAATTGACAGCGGCGAGCAGCAAGAAGGTGGCGAACCGGAGCGTGTTGAGGGCAGAGAGAATAAAGAAGATTCCTCTGAATAAAATAAACAATTATAATTTGCAGAACGTAGCCATTTAATGGCTGCGTTTTTTATGGTATTGTTTAAATAGAGAAAAAGATACTAAAACTAGGGTGATGATAGGTGATTGGGATAAATCTCTCCAATCCGCATCATCCTTTTTGAACATAATTGAGCGAGTATGGCTAAGGTAGGTACACACTGTTGGTTAGCTTAGTTATACCACTTCTAGAATAAAGGCAGGTACGAGAATGAAAC contains these protein-coding regions:
- a CDS encoding ribose-phosphate diphosphokinase; its protein translation is MSNRYADSNLKIFTLNSNTALAEEIADEVGVDLGKCSVTRFSDGEVQINIEESIRGCDVFVIQSTSAPVNEHLMEVLIMVDALKRASAKTINIVMPYYGYARQDRKARAREPITAKLVANLLETAGADRVITLDLHAPQIQGFFDILIDHLMGVPILSEYFLEKDLKDIVIVSPDHGGVTRARKLADRLKAPIAIIDKRRPRPNVAEVMNIVGNIEGKTAILIDDIIDTAGTITLAANALVENGATEVYACCTHPVLSGPAIERIQNSNIKELVVTNSITLSEEKKISKLKQLSVAPLIGEAIIRVHEEQSVSTLFD
- a CDS encoding 50S ribosomal protein L25/general stress protein Ctc: MTTLKVQERTVFTNSARRKVREQGQVPAVIYGKSTDTKSISLDSTELIKTLRDEGRNAIIKLDLDGKSHSVMLYEMQTDPLKNEIIHADFHVVNLKEDVVVEVPITLTGDAAGVKDGGVLQQPMYQASITAKPGDIPQSIEVDISELGVNDTLTIKDVKVSGKYTFNHEEDEVVASILPPKQEEEIDSGEQQEGGEPERVEGRENKEDSSE